A genomic region of Pseudomonas frederiksbergensis contains the following coding sequences:
- a CDS encoding ABC transporter permease, translating to MSHSSPVRQEYEVELQPLLSVALERELPLGQRLWQQGWLRKSLILMLLAVLWEAVARYQNNDLLLPSFVQTAHALYDGLLSGELLGKVGISLVVLLKGYLIGIVLAFALTTLAVSTQFGRDLLSTLTSMFNPLPAIALLPLALLWFGLGQNSLIFVLVHSVLWALALNTYAGFLGVSETLRMAGRNYGLKGIRFVLFILIPAALPSILAGLKIGWAFAWRTLIAAELVFGATSGKGGLGWYIFQNRNELYTDKVFAGLAVVILIGLLVENLVFDTLERVTVKRWGMQH from the coding sequence ATGAGCCATTCATCACCTGTGCGTCAAGAATATGAAGTTGAGTTGCAACCCCTGTTGAGCGTTGCGCTGGAGCGCGAATTGCCTCTTGGTCAGCGCCTCTGGCAGCAGGGCTGGTTGCGTAAAAGCCTGATCCTGATGCTGCTGGCGGTGCTCTGGGAAGCCGTCGCGCGTTATCAAAACAATGACCTGTTGCTGCCGAGCTTCGTGCAAACCGCTCATGCGCTGTACGACGGGCTGCTTAGCGGAGAGTTGCTGGGCAAGGTCGGGATTTCGCTGGTGGTGCTGCTCAAGGGGTATCTGATCGGCATCGTCCTGGCGTTTGCCTTGACCACACTGGCGGTGTCGACCCAGTTCGGCCGCGACCTGCTGAGCACCCTGACCTCGATGTTCAACCCATTGCCGGCGATTGCCTTGTTGCCGTTGGCACTGCTGTGGTTCGGGTTAGGACAGAACAGTCTGATTTTCGTGCTGGTGCATTCGGTGCTTTGGGCCTTGGCCCTGAACACCTACGCCGGGTTTCTCGGCGTCTCGGAAACCTTGCGCATGGCGGGTCGCAATTACGGCTTGAAGGGCATCCGCTTTGTGCTGTTCATCCTGATTCCCGCAGCCTTGCCGTCGATCCTCGCAGGGCTGAAAATTGGCTGGGCCTTCGCTTGGCGCACACTGATCGCCGCCGAACTGGTGTTCGGCGCCACCAGCGGCAAGGGCGGCTTGGGCTGGTACATCTTCCAGAACCGCAACGAGCTGTACACCGACAAGGTTTTTGCCGGGTTGGCGGTGGTGATCCTCATCGGTTTGCTGGTGGAGAACCTGGTGTTCGACACCCTGGAGCGAGTCACGGTGAAGCGCTGGGGGATGCAGCATTAG
- a CDS encoding efflux RND transporter periplasmic adaptor subunit, which produces MQRFRGLALGLIGLAGVAQAQTPVSDDPLLENNVAGSHATTSSSEARGVLRARDQAVLASELPGRIVELPFSEGESFKKGDILARFDCSAFQAQLNASQAASRGAGEELAHNKQLASLNSVGRFEVARAEAKLSETQAQSQVYQVQVKRCSVVAPFDGQVVERKVQRYESVAAGAPLLEIVDNRSLEIHLLVPSHWMGKLKPGQTFSFVPDETGQPLDATVKRLGARIDEGSQTLLLVATVPNASGLLAGMSGTARFAELK; this is translated from the coding sequence ATGCAGCGTTTTCGTGGTTTGGCTTTAGGTTTGATCGGACTGGCAGGCGTGGCGCAGGCGCAAACGCCCGTGTCAGACGATCCACTGTTGGAAAACAACGTCGCAGGCAGTCATGCGACTACCAGCAGCAGCGAAGCCCGCGGTGTGTTGCGTGCCCGCGATCAAGCGGTGCTTGCCAGCGAACTGCCCGGAAGAATTGTCGAGTTGCCGTTCAGTGAAGGTGAGTCTTTCAAGAAGGGCGACATCCTGGCGCGTTTCGACTGCTCGGCCTTTCAGGCGCAGCTCAACGCCTCGCAGGCCGCTAGCCGTGGTGCCGGCGAAGAGTTGGCTCACAACAAGCAACTCGCTTCGTTGAACTCGGTCGGGCGTTTCGAAGTGGCGCGAGCCGAAGCCAAACTCAGCGAAACCCAGGCGCAATCTCAGGTGTATCAGGTTCAGGTCAAACGCTGCAGCGTGGTTGCGCCGTTTGACGGCCAGGTCGTCGAACGCAAGGTTCAGCGTTATGAAAGCGTCGCCGCCGGTGCGCCGCTGCTGGAAATCGTCGACAACCGCAGCCTGGAAATCCACTTGCTGGTGCCGTCGCACTGGATGGGCAAACTTAAGCCCGGGCAGACCTTCAGCTTCGTTCCCGATGAAACCGGCCAACCACTCGATGCCACGGTCAAGCGCCTCGGTGCACGGATCGATGAAGGCAGCCAGACCCTGCTGCTGGTCGCAACGGTGCCCAACGCCAGCGGCTTGTTGGCCGGGATGAGCGGCACGGCGCGCTTCGCGGAGCTCAAGTGA
- a CDS encoding lipase family protein, whose translation MTLLDEELSSPLSSRVLACPVQGKWTSFQLVDEFGSGEPYVGLAYEVTDSEGQKYTGRLDAAGNGKVNNHFAGPIALTLAQDYQGHEKAYSFLQTRPHYPLKITELQVRAEQTRYLNNNATRTKDNPAQACADEYYQVEVRHLVEHAAHLPPEVYRHYPHSSGPAKIMGKHGQLGVALMPQKHTVLEVRPLRALRPMLSTGSEFCALNLYQLALMATLSYCPFGQQPEDQPVKTKTVSFPLQPSVGNWFGDALAKFDELWKVDSTQTKAYYPLYEDVPYSKRLEIVPFDPTLYPVNDPKLREDQEHPAKIHFLDDRKLGVEATDTQAFITHNDELILISVRGTYELVADGLRDADAFQVPFEEGEGQVHRGFYEAAQKAAAFAVSYLDRFYAGQKLLICGHSLGGAVALLLSEMLRRRPEGYDIQLYTYGAPRAGDANFAKGAAPLVHYRMVNHNDPVPSVPGTWMNTKAKVFGSGLALTFVNVPLGLSVFVAGITNWTGEPYEHHGTLRHFMPVEFGRKAQSSILWEPGCDTITQHAACSVALQQKNGLPDRPGLLTQVFSAGNHLMAGGYIPACWATLRRWQEAQESRRSLVTEREFEWIESALIGITQQLRDKCRDLLARPDAYVRAHEQAIGAINREVDKVHTTRTRLATLRYMSVSQKDVYGQLSEQPERLADNLPRWQAHPQNQVVEQLAMAPSSGSDSTQTASIYGHTIGAPHTLDIDSII comes from the coding sequence ATGACACTATTGGATGAAGAACTGAGCTCACCCTTAAGCAGTCGCGTGCTTGCATGCCCCGTACAAGGTAAATGGACCAGCTTTCAGTTGGTGGACGAATTCGGCTCAGGTGAACCCTATGTCGGATTAGCCTATGAAGTCACCGATTCAGAAGGGCAAAAATACACGGGCAGGCTGGATGCTGCGGGTAACGGCAAGGTGAACAACCACTTTGCCGGACCAATTGCATTAACCCTCGCTCAAGATTATCAAGGACATGAAAAGGCATACTCGTTTTTACAGACCAGACCGCATTACCCGCTCAAGATCACCGAACTACAAGTCCGCGCCGAACAAACCCGCTACCTGAACAACAACGCCACCCGGACTAAAGACAATCCCGCACAAGCCTGTGCTGATGAGTACTACCAGGTGGAAGTACGCCATCTGGTCGAGCATGCCGCGCATTTGCCACCCGAAGTCTATCGCCATTACCCCCACAGTTCGGGGCCGGCGAAAATCATGGGCAAACATGGCCAACTCGGCGTTGCCCTCATGCCGCAAAAACACACGGTGCTGGAAGTACGCCCGCTACGGGCCTTGCGCCCCATGTTGTCCACCGGCTCCGAATTCTGTGCGCTGAACCTCTACCAGCTCGCGCTGATGGCGACCTTGAGTTATTGCCCGTTTGGTCAGCAGCCCGAAGACCAACCCGTCAAAACCAAGACCGTGAGTTTCCCCCTGCAACCGAGCGTAGGTAACTGGTTCGGGGATGCATTGGCCAAGTTCGATGAACTGTGGAAGGTCGATTCCACGCAAACCAAAGCCTACTACCCGTTATATGAAGATGTACCGTATTCCAAGCGGCTGGAGATCGTGCCGTTCGATCCCACTCTCTATCCGGTCAACGATCCAAAACTGCGTGAAGATCAGGAACACCCCGCCAAGATCCACTTCCTCGACGATAGAAAGCTTGGGGTAGAAGCCACCGACACCCAGGCTTTCATCACCCACAACGACGAACTGATCCTGATTTCAGTGCGTGGCACTTATGAACTCGTTGCGGATGGCCTGCGCGATGCCGATGCGTTTCAAGTGCCGTTTGAAGAAGGTGAGGGGCAGGTGCACCGAGGTTTTTATGAGGCCGCCCAAAAAGCCGCTGCCTTTGCGGTGAGCTATCTGGATCGGTTCTACGCCGGGCAAAAACTGCTGATCTGTGGCCACAGCCTGGGTGGCGCAGTAGCGTTGCTCCTCTCTGAGATGCTGCGTCGCAGACCTGAAGGCTACGACATCCAGCTCTACACCTACGGCGCGCCCCGCGCCGGTGACGCCAATTTCGCCAAAGGTGCCGCCCCACTGGTGCATTACCGCATGGTGAACCACAACGACCCGGTGCCGAGCGTGCCCGGCACCTGGATGAACACCAAGGCGAAGGTGTTCGGCTCGGGGCTGGCCTTAACCTTCGTCAACGTACCGCTCGGCCTCTCGGTGTTCGTCGCGGGGATCACCAACTGGACGGGAGAACCCTACGAACACCACGGCACCTTGCGTCACTTCATGCCGGTGGAGTTTGGCCGCAAGGCACAGTCCTCGATCCTCTGGGAGCCCGGCTGCGACACCATTACCCAGCACGCCGCGTGCAGCGTGGCGCTCCAGCAAAAAAACGGCCTGCCGGATCGGCCGGGGTTACTGACGCAAGTATTCAGCGCCGGCAACCACTTGATGGCCGGCGGGTACATTCCGGCATGCTGGGCCACCCTGCGGCGTTGGCAAGAAGCCCAGGAGTCCAGGCGTTCCCTGGTGACCGAGCGGGAGTTTGAATGGATAGAAAGCGCACTGATAGGAATCACCCAGCAGTTGCGTGACAAGTGCCGTGATTTACTGGCGCGTCCCGATGCGTATGTACGAGCCCACGAACAGGCGATAGGTGCAATCAATCGTGAGGTCGACAAGGTACACACCACCCGCACTCGCCTGGCCACTCTGCGTTACATGAGCGTTAGCCAGAAAGATGTGTATGGACAGTTATCGGAGCAACCTGAACGACTGGCAGACAACCTGCCCCGCTGGCAGGCACACCCGCAGAATCAGGTCGTTGAACAACTGGCCATGGCGCCATCAAGCGGCAGTGACAGCACACAGACCGCTTCGATCTACGGCCACACCATTGGTGCACCGCATACACTGGATATCGATTCGATTATCTAA
- a CDS encoding ABC transporter ATP-binding protein: MNVPLQGHTASNPIASTQALLTVDNVSLEYRTPQRVVRATHQVSFEVDPADRFVLLGPSGCGKSTLLKAVAGFIAPCEGQIRLQGQAVSAPGPDRIVVFQEFDQLPPWKTVKQNVMFPLLASKTLKRREAEERALHYLEKVGLAAFADAYPHTLSGGMKARVAIARALAMQPKILLMDEPFAALDALTRRKMQEELLLLWEEVRFTLLFVTHSIEEALVVGNRILLLSPHPGRVRAEIHSHQYDLHSLGGVAFQQSARRIHRLLFDEGQPAENEFELDFNDIRIAY, encoded by the coding sequence ATGAATGTACCCTTGCAAGGCCACACGGCCAGCAACCCGATCGCAAGCACACAGGCGTTGCTTACGGTCGATAACGTCAGCCTTGAGTACCGCACGCCGCAACGCGTGGTGCGGGCGACCCATCAGGTCAGTTTCGAAGTCGACCCGGCGGATCGTTTTGTCCTGCTTGGCCCGTCCGGTTGCGGCAAGTCGACCTTGCTCAAGGCCGTTGCGGGGTTCATTGCGCCCTGTGAAGGGCAGATCCGCCTGCAAGGGCAGGCCGTCAGTGCACCGGGGCCTGACCGGATTGTGGTGTTTCAGGAATTCGATCAGCTACCACCCTGGAAAACCGTCAAACAGAACGTGATGTTTCCGTTGCTGGCCTCGAAAACCCTCAAGCGTCGCGAGGCTGAAGAACGGGCGCTGCACTACCTCGAAAAGGTCGGTCTGGCGGCGTTTGCCGACGCCTACCCACATACCTTGTCCGGCGGCATGAAGGCGCGGGTGGCGATAGCCCGGGCTTTGGCCATGCAGCCGAAAATTTTGTTGATGGATGAGCCGTTCGCTGCGCTCGACGCGCTGACCCGACGCAAGATGCAGGAGGAGTTATTGCTGCTGTGGGAGGAGGTACGTTTCACCCTGTTGTTCGTCACCCACTCCATCGAAGAGGCGCTGGTGGTGGGCAACCGGATTTTGCTGCTGTCGCCCCATCCCGGTCGGGTGCGAGCGGAAATCCACAGCCATCAATATGATTTGCACAGCCTTGGCGGCGTGGCGTTTCAACAGTCTGCACGACGCATTCATCGGCTGTTATTCGATGAGGGCCAGCCTGCCGAGAATGAATTCGAACTGGATTTCAACGATATCCGCATTGCTTATTGA
- a CDS encoding biotin/lipoyl-binding protein produces the protein MTLPSLRADLQLQMAAPALDGSPRWTLADPLRGRYFKLGAAAMRLLRHWSLGDPEQVLRAANREPGLPLDATELEQLLSFLRAHDLISSLDPQQRASYGLKAAAQRQSVWQILLHQYLFFRIPLWRPDAFLNRAWPWLARFGPGALRYGLPLTLGLGVFLVSRDWQRFIATFPHLFSLGGALAFGVALFFAKLCHEFGHAFMAKRAGCRVQSMGVAFMVLLPMFYTDVSDAWRVNDRRARLLIGAGGVLAELLLACIALLAWSLLPDGPARTAAFMLASATWLTTLAVNLNPFMRFDGYFLLSDFWEVDNLQGRAFALCRWRLREALFGYGTPAPEPWSPAMRRRLLWWGYGSWLWRAVLFFGIALAVYHLFFKLLGIFLMLVELVWFIFLPIAREGREWWSRREQAHAPRALLSGLGLLALIVVLVLPWRSAVELPSMLEAGRVSALHAPVAARVKQLNVSDGQIVAQGDVLIELESPDLDSRQAIVRREIEIQQLQMRRQAGRSETAADAGIVEQRLAEAVAEYRGLAAQRERLLLRAPQAGQVRDLLPQLAVGRWLSPKDTLARVVEEGARLRGYLAEAELWRVVPGATGRFIAEDPMHPAVAVELTEVDANGAAVVEQEALTSDHHGPIAVRRDQSQRAEPVQAQYAVRLKVLDSIATPVQPLRGLVVLQGRSESLLGTAWRRLAALGVRESGF, from the coding sequence ATGACATTGCCCAGCCTGCGTGCCGATTTACAGTTGCAGATGGCCGCTCCGGCGCTGGACGGGTCGCCGCGCTGGACCCTGGCCGACCCGCTGCGCGGGCGCTACTTCAAGCTCGGTGCCGCGGCGATGCGCTTGCTGCGGCATTGGTCTTTGGGCGATCCCGAGCAGGTGCTGCGCGCCGCCAATCGCGAACCGGGTTTGCCGCTGGACGCCACGGAGCTTGAGCAGTTGCTGAGCTTCTTGCGGGCCCACGACCTGATCTCCTCCCTCGACCCGCAACAGCGCGCCAGTTATGGCCTCAAGGCAGCCGCACAACGTCAGAGTGTGTGGCAGATCTTGCTGCATCAATACCTGTTCTTCCGGATTCCACTGTGGCGCCCGGACGCTTTCCTCAATCGTGCCTGGCCGTGGCTCGCGCGTTTTGGCCCTGGAGCGCTGCGTTATGGTTTGCCGCTGACTCTGGGCCTGGGGGTGTTTCTGGTCTCGCGAGACTGGCAGCGTTTTATCGCGACATTCCCGCACTTGTTCAGCCTCGGCGGCGCGTTGGCGTTTGGGGTGGCGTTGTTCTTCGCCAAGCTGTGTCACGAATTCGGCCATGCCTTCATGGCCAAGCGTGCCGGCTGCCGGGTGCAAAGCATGGGTGTGGCGTTCATGGTGCTGCTGCCGATGTTTTACACCGATGTCAGCGACGCCTGGCGGGTCAATGATCGTCGCGCGCGCCTGCTGATCGGCGCGGGTGGAGTGCTCGCCGAGTTGCTGCTGGCGTGTATCGCCTTGCTCGCCTGGTCACTGTTGCCGGACGGGCCGGCGCGTACGGCGGCGTTCATGCTCGCCAGCGCTACCTGGCTCACGACGCTGGCGGTCAACCTGAACCCATTCATGCGTTTTGATGGTTACTTTTTGCTCAGCGACTTCTGGGAGGTGGACAACCTTCAGGGTCGGGCATTTGCCTTGTGTCGTTGGCGATTGCGTGAGGCGCTGTTCGGTTACGGCACACCGGCACCGGAGCCTTGGTCGCCGGCGATGCGACGGCGGTTGCTGTGGTGGGGATACGGCTCGTGGCTGTGGCGCGCGGTACTGTTTTTCGGGATTGCGCTGGCGGTGTATCACCTGTTCTTCAAGCTGTTGGGGATCTTCCTGATGCTGGTTGAACTGGTGTGGTTCATCTTCTTGCCGATTGCCCGCGAAGGGCGAGAGTGGTGGAGCCGCCGCGAACAGGCCCATGCACCGCGGGCGTTGCTCAGTGGCTTGGGATTGCTGGCGCTGATCGTCGTGCTGGTGCTGCCGTGGCGCAGCGCGGTGGAATTGCCGAGCATGCTGGAGGCTGGCCGGGTCAGTGCCTTGCATGCGCCGGTGGCGGCACGGGTCAAACAGCTGAATGTCAGCGACGGACAGATCGTTGCTCAGGGCGATGTGTTGATTGAGCTGGAGTCGCCGGACCTGGACTCGCGTCAGGCTATCGTGCGCCGCGAAATCGAGATCCAGCAATTGCAGATGCGACGTCAGGCCGGGCGCAGCGAAACCGCCGCCGATGCGGGCATTGTCGAACAGCGGTTGGCGGAGGCGGTGGCCGAGTATCGCGGTTTGGCGGCGCAGCGCGAGCGCTTGTTGCTGCGGGCACCCCAGGCCGGTCAGGTGCGCGATCTGTTGCCGCAACTGGCCGTTGGCCGCTGGTTGTCGCCCAAAGACACCTTGGCCCGGGTCGTCGAAGAGGGCGCACGACTGCGCGGTTATCTGGCCGAAGCCGAACTGTGGCGGGTTGTACCCGGTGCAACGGGGCGGTTTATCGCCGAGGACCCGATGCACCCGGCAGTGGCGGTCGAGCTGACGGAAGTCGACGCCAACGGTGCGGCAGTGGTCGAACAGGAGGCGCTGACCTCCGACCACCACGGACCGATCGCCGTGCGCCGCGATCAGAGCCAGCGCGCGGAGCCGGTGCAGGCGCAATACGCGGTGCGGCTCAAAGTCCTCGACAGCATTGCCACCCCGGTGCAGCCATTGCGGGGGCTGGTGGTGTTGCAGGGTCGCAGTGAGTCGTTGCTGGGTACCGCCTGGCGCCGATTGGCGGCGTTGGGTGTGAGGGAGAGTGGTTTTTAG
- a CDS encoding ABC transporter substrate-binding protein gives MPKRISFAPLAAAIGLGFSLLAGSLVAPTVAHAEGEIRIAEQFGIVYLLLNVVRDQNLIEKHGKEEGIDIKVDWTQLSGGAAVNDALLSGSIDIAGAGVGPLLTIWDRTHGKQNVKAVASLGNFPYYLLSNNPKVKTIADFTEQDRIAVPAVGVSVQSRFLQYAAAKQWGDKEFNRLDKYTIAVPHPDATAALIAGGTELTGHFSNPPFQDQALENPNVHVVLNTYDLLGPNSPTVLFATEKFRNENPKTYKAFIEALTEAAEFAQNDKGAAADTYLRVTKAKIDRAALLKIIDNPQFEFSVTPKNTYPLAEFLYRVGAIKNKPDSWKDYFFQDAKPLQGS, from the coding sequence ATGCCCAAACGTATTTCATTCGCGCCGCTGGCCGCCGCCATCGGCCTGGGTTTCAGCCTGCTCGCCGGGAGTCTGGTGGCACCGACTGTGGCTCACGCCGAAGGCGAAATCCGCATCGCCGAGCAGTTCGGCATCGTTTACCTGCTGCTTAACGTGGTCCGTGACCAGAACCTGATCGAGAAGCACGGCAAGGAAGAGGGTATCGACATCAAGGTCGACTGGACCCAGCTCTCCGGCGGCGCTGCCGTCAACGATGCGTTGCTCTCCGGTTCCATCGACATTGCTGGCGCCGGTGTCGGTCCGTTGCTGACCATATGGGACCGCACTCACGGCAAGCAGAACGTCAAGGCCGTGGCCTCGTTGGGTAACTTCCCGTATTACCTGCTGAGCAATAATCCGAAGGTCAAAACCATCGCCGATTTCACCGAGCAAGACCGCATCGCAGTACCGGCGGTTGGGGTTTCCGTGCAGTCGCGGTTCCTCCAGTACGCGGCCGCCAAGCAGTGGGGCGACAAGGAATTCAATCGCCTCGACAAGTACACCATTGCCGTCCCGCACCCGGACGCCACAGCCGCATTGATCGCTGGCGGCACCGAGCTGACCGGGCACTTCTCCAACCCGCCGTTCCAGGATCAGGCGCTGGAAAACCCTAACGTTCATGTCGTGCTCAACACTTACGACCTGCTGGGCCCGAACTCGCCGACCGTACTGTTCGCCACCGAAAAATTCCGCAACGAGAACCCGAAAACCTACAAGGCCTTCATCGAAGCCCTGACCGAAGCCGCCGAGTTCGCCCAGAATGACAAGGGCGCGGCGGCGGACACTTACCTGCGCGTGACCAAAGCAAAAATCGACCGCGCCGCGCTGCTGAAAATCATCGACAACCCGCAGTTCGAATTCAGCGTCACGCCGAAAAACACGTATCCGCTGGCCGAATTCCTCTACCGCGTCGGCGCGATCAAGAACAAGCCAGACTCGTGGAAGGACTATTTCTTCCAGGACGCCAAACCGCTGCAAGGGAGCTGA
- a CDS encoding efflux RND transporter periplasmic adaptor subunit — protein sequence MNAPVAGGAEQVFARFLELERQTRAARNTEQLAYSLTNDGQALFGFRHAALLIAGKVRAITGVSAVEPNAPFVAFVEQAVAQLFKLDLVKQARVVPATALSGPTQADWQSLSAAQVFWLPLIDRQGQVFGGLWLARDVPWNPSEQVLLSQLGDTFSHAWLALQPRQPWRLRWTRKRQVALVAVLLLGLLIPVRQSVLAPAEVVPLGGQVVAAPLDGVIAEFLVKPNQSVKTGDLLLRFEGTTLKAQADVADRALGVAEAELKANAQRAFADAESSSKIDLLAARVEQKRAERDYARELLKRSEVRAERDGIAVFADAERWTGKPVQTGERLMEIADPSQAELRIELAVGDAIALEPGAQVALFLDSDPLQRHLAKLERSAYEAQPTAGGQLAYRLDASFDAAPPRIGLRGTAKVFGDRAPLALYLLRKPLAGLRQSVGL from the coding sequence GTGAACGCGCCCGTCGCTGGCGGCGCCGAGCAGGTCTTCGCGCGCTTTCTGGAGCTGGAGCGCCAGACCCGCGCCGCGCGCAATACCGAACAACTGGCCTACAGCCTGACCAACGACGGTCAGGCGTTGTTCGGCTTTCGTCACGCGGCGCTGTTGATCGCCGGCAAGGTGCGGGCGATTACGGGCGTCAGTGCCGTGGAGCCGAATGCGCCGTTTGTAGCGTTCGTCGAGCAAGCGGTGGCGCAGTTGTTCAAGCTCGACCTGGTGAAACAGGCGCGGGTTGTACCGGCGACTGCGTTAAGCGGCCCGACTCAGGCTGACTGGCAAAGTCTTTCCGCCGCGCAGGTTTTTTGGTTACCGCTGATTGATCGGCAGGGCCAGGTATTCGGCGGTTTATGGCTGGCTCGCGATGTACCGTGGAACCCCTCCGAGCAAGTGCTGTTGTCGCAACTGGGCGACACGTTCAGCCATGCTTGGTTGGCGCTGCAACCGCGTCAACCGTGGCGCCTGCGCTGGACTCGCAAACGCCAGGTCGCCTTGGTGGCGGTGTTGCTGCTGGGTTTGTTGATCCCGGTGCGTCAGTCGGTGCTGGCGCCGGCCGAAGTCGTGCCACTTGGCGGTCAGGTGGTGGCGGCGCCGTTGGACGGGGTGATCGCCGAGTTCCTGGTCAAACCCAACCAGAGCGTGAAGACCGGCGACCTGTTGCTGCGTTTCGAAGGCACCACGCTCAAAGCCCAGGCGGATGTCGCCGACCGTGCCTTGGGCGTGGCGGAAGCCGAGCTCAAGGCCAACGCCCAGCGAGCCTTTGCCGACGCCGAGTCGAGTTCGAAAATTGATTTGTTGGCCGCACGGGTCGAGCAGAAACGTGCCGAACGCGATTACGCCCGCGAACTGCTCAAACGCAGCGAAGTCCGCGCCGAACGGGACGGCATTGCGGTGTTCGCCGACGCTGAACGCTGGACGGGGAAACCGGTGCAGACCGGCGAACGGCTGATGGAAATCGCTGACCCGAGCCAAGCGGAATTGCGCATCGAGCTGGCGGTCGGCGATGCCATTGCACTGGAACCGGGGGCGCAGGTGGCGCTGTTTCTCGACAGTGACCCGTTGCAACGTCATTTGGCCAAACTCGAACGTTCGGCTTACGAAGCGCAACCGACGGCCGGCGGACAGCTGGCTTATCGGCTCGACGCCAGTTTCGACGCCGCGCCGCCGCGTATCGGTTTGCGCGGTACGGCGAAAGTCTTCGGTGATCGCGCGCCGCTGGCGCTGTACCTGTTGCGCAAGCCACTGGCCGGTTTGCGCCAAAGCGTGGGGCTCTAA
- a CDS encoding phage tail protein codes for MEVFTGTIQSFAFDYPPSGWALCNGQTLQVNQFQALFALLGTKYGGNGSTNFMLPDLQGRLPLCQGSGLNLTPRVIGTSHGGEKTTVAVSNLPVHQPTATATATNALTATTTVNLAGVATTAANAPSATNSFIGASPASGPTSADIYTNAIGSTPVPMQGVSTAVGGTVNVAVAVAPIGGGVPVDTMNPFLVLNFSICLNGLYPTRN; via the coding sequence ATGGAAGTGTTTACCGGAACCATCCAGAGCTTCGCTTTCGACTATCCACCCAGCGGCTGGGCGTTGTGCAACGGGCAGACCTTGCAGGTCAACCAGTTCCAGGCGCTGTTCGCCTTGCTCGGCACCAAATACGGTGGCAACGGCTCGACAAACTTCATGCTGCCGGACCTGCAGGGTCGCCTGCCTCTGTGCCAGGGCTCGGGCCTGAACCTCACCCCACGGGTGATCGGCACCTCCCATGGGGGCGAAAAAACCACCGTCGCGGTGAGCAACCTGCCGGTTCACCAACCCACCGCCACCGCTACCGCCACCAATGCCCTGACCGCCACGACCACGGTCAATCTGGCCGGTGTTGCCACGACCGCCGCGAATGCCCCCTCGGCCACCAATAGCTTTATCGGCGCCTCGCCGGCGTCCGGCCCGACCTCCGCCGACATTTACACGAATGCAATTGGCTCCACGCCTGTACCGATGCAAGGTGTCAGCACCGCCGTTGGCGGCACGGTCAATGTTGCCGTCGCCGTGGCGCCCATCGGTGGTGGTGTGCCAGTGGACACCATGAATCCGTTCCTGGTGCTTAACTTCAGCATATGTCTCAACGGTCTCTACCCGACTCGCAACTGA
- a CDS encoding GNAT family N-acetyltransferase — protein MLNNNANAADGLVVRPSRATDGPFLQSLYHAARPDLQWIDGERERVEEVIAQQFQVQEQGTGEHFPNAMHYVVEKLDTPIGALTAEFGSNEIRVLYLAFIPAARGKGYGRTVLQGVQKAAAQVRCPVATVVWASNPHARQHYLALGFQVEEQNPAAERLVWYPGQPQILVS, from the coding sequence ATGTTGAACAACAATGCCAATGCCGCGGACGGTTTGGTGGTGCGTCCGTCGCGGGCGACCGATGGGCCGTTTCTGCAAAGCCTCTACCATGCGGCGCGCCCCGATCTGCAATGGATCGACGGCGAACGAGAGCGGGTCGAGGAAGTCATCGCCCAGCAGTTTCAGGTGCAGGAGCAGGGTACCGGGGAACACTTCCCCAACGCGATGCACTATGTGGTCGAGAAGCTCGACACCCCGATTGGTGCCTTGACCGCCGAGTTTGGCAGCAACGAAATTCGCGTCCTGTACCTGGCGTTCATTCCGGCTGCCCGCGGCAAGGGTTATGGCCGCACGGTGCTGCAAGGCGTGCAAAAAGCCGCCGCACAGGTGCGCTGCCCGGTGGCGACGGTGGTCTGGGCCAGCAATCCCCACGCCCGCCAGCATTACCTGGCGTTGGGCTTTCAGGTAGAAGAACAAAATCCGGCAGCCGAACGGCTGGTCTGGTATCCCGGCCAGCCGCAGATTCTGGTCAGTTGA